One segment of Bacillus alkalisoli DNA contains the following:
- the tpiA gene encoding triose-phosphate isomerase: MMDQAIQSYIKSLVKDAIQEVYRQQPTKGITGRQTYVVANWKMNKTLSEAASFVQEMSSIEGTSVVICPPTQLLYQVRLLLEQQGLSVKVGAQNVHQKDSGAFTGETSAEMLNDIGCEFVIIGHSERRQYSNECDALVNKKVQQAIGSNLTPIICIGETLEEKNNGQTERVLTKQILGALQDIQSSNFLVAYEPVWAIGTGQSATAEQAQATHKYIRAVLQEVVGSTAESISILYGGSVNESNAKEYASQSDIDGVLVGGASLKVQTFEPIIHVFAKGDN, translated from the coding sequence ATGATGGATCAAGCCATTCAATCTTACATTAAAAGTCTAGTAAAAGATGCCATTCAAGAGGTATACCGGCAGCAACCAACTAAAGGGATAACAGGTCGCCAAACATATGTGGTGGCAAACTGGAAAATGAATAAAACACTCTCAGAAGCAGCATCATTTGTGCAAGAGATGAGTAGTATCGAAGGAACATCCGTTGTTATTTGTCCTCCAACGCAATTGTTATACCAGGTTCGACTTTTATTAGAACAACAAGGTTTATCAGTTAAAGTTGGCGCTCAAAACGTCCACCAGAAGGATAGTGGGGCATTTACTGGCGAAACATCAGCAGAAATGTTGAATGATATCGGGTGTGAATTCGTTATTATCGGACATTCCGAACGAAGACAATATTCGAACGAATGTGATGCTCTTGTGAACAAAAAAGTGCAGCAAGCAATTGGATCTAATCTAACACCAATCATTTGTATCGGTGAAACGCTAGAAGAGAAAAACAATGGCCAAACAGAGCGAGTTTTAACGAAACAAATTTTAGGCGCACTACAAGATATACAATCTAGTAACTTTTTGGTAGCTTACGAGCCTGTTTGGGCAATTGGAACAGGACAATCTGCAACAGCAGAACAAGCGCAAGCAACACACAAATATATCCGTGCTGTTTTACAAGAAGTTGTTGGTTCGACGGCAGAATCTATTTCTATCCTTTACGGAGGTTCTGTAAACGAATCAAATGCAAAAGAATATGCTAGCCAATCTGATATAGACGGTGTACTCGTTGGTGGAGCTAGCTTGAAGGTTCAGACGTTTGAACCAATTATTCACGTATTTGCCAAAGGAGATAACTGA
- a CDS encoding BMC domain-containing protein yields MSQEALGMIETKGLIGAIEAADAMVKAANVTLVGKDQIGGGLVTVMVRGDVGAVKAATEAGADAAARVGNLVSVHVIPRPNIEVDGILPKA; encoded by the coding sequence ATGAGTCAAGAAGCATTAGGAATGATCGAAACTAAAGGTTTAATCGGTGCAATCGAAGCGGCAGATGCAATGGTAAAAGCAGCAAACGTAACATTAGTTGGGAAAGACCAAATAGGTGGGGGCCTTGTAACAGTAATGGTACGCGGTGATGTTGGCGCAGTTAAAGCAGCAACAGAAGCTGGAGCAGACGCAGCAGCACGTGTTGGTAACTTAGTATCTGTACACGTGATTCCACGTCCAAACATTGAGGTTGACGGAATTTTACCGAAAGCATAA
- a CDS encoding sugar-binding transcriptional regulator: MVDEKISRLVEVAKMYYQLHYSQQEIAKKLGISRPTVSRLLLQAKQDGIVHIKIIDPTEDVQQLAARVQEKYELKACVIAPIPKYEDESIKEKLGEAAANYLYEIVQNGDTIGLTWGTTLYQVVKNMQPKNVKDVTVVQLNGGVSYSEHNTYASEIINGISSAFHTAPHFLPLPAVVDHIVVKQAIIADRHIKKVLELGKKANIAMYTVGEPGKQSTLMKAGYFLDTDLQTLDENKTVGDICSRFFDITGKITNESLNERTIGIELQDLANIEQSILVAGGNNKVEGIIGAITGGYANVLITDQYTARALLDVGGEDNR; encoded by the coding sequence ATGGTCGATGAGAAAATTTCACGCTTAGTAGAAGTTGCTAAAATGTACTATCAATTACATTACAGCCAACAAGAAATCGCAAAAAAGTTAGGCATTTCTCGTCCGACTGTATCGCGCCTTCTTTTACAAGCAAAACAAGACGGTATCGTTCATATAAAAATTATTGACCCAACCGAAGATGTTCAGCAACTAGCTGCTCGTGTCCAAGAAAAGTACGAATTAAAAGCATGCGTCATTGCCCCGATTCCGAAATATGAAGATGAATCGATTAAAGAAAAGCTTGGAGAAGCAGCTGCGAACTACTTATATGAAATTGTACAAAATGGCGACACAATCGGTTTAACATGGGGAACAACGCTTTACCAAGTGGTCAAAAACATGCAACCGAAAAATGTGAAAGATGTGACAGTCGTCCAGCTGAACGGTGGAGTTAGTTACTCGGAACACAATACATACGCATCTGAAATAATTAACGGCATTTCGAGTGCGTTTCATACAGCACCACATTTTCTACCATTGCCTGCAGTTGTTGACCATATCGTCGTTAAACAAGCAATTATTGCAGATCGACATATAAAGAAAGTGTTGGAATTAGGAAAAAAGGCCAACATTGCCATGTACACAGTTGGAGAACCTGGTAAACAGTCTACCTTAATGAAAGCTGGTTACTTTTTAGACACGGACCTTCAAACATTAGACGAGAACAAAACAGTCGGCGATATTTGTTCCAGATTTTTTGATATAACTGGAAAAATCACAAATGAATCTTTAAATGAAAGAACAATCGGCATTGAGCTTCAAGACTTAGCCAATATCGAACAAAGCATCCTTGTAGCAGGTGGGAACAACAAGGTAGAAGGTATCATTGGTGCTATAACAGGTGGTTACGCAAATGTTCTCATTACGGACCAATATACAGCCCGCGCATTATTAGATGTAGGAGGTGAGGATAATAGATAA
- a CDS encoding aldehyde dehydrogenase family protein produces MQINETDIKKMVEQVLQQLGGNSDSATAIAQPTTSNIRLENGVFATVDEAVAAAKVAWEKLRVLPLATRTAMVEKMREVSRAHAEELANLAVQETGLGRVQHKVAKNLLAANKTPGVEDIVSTTYSGDNGLTLVEYAPIGVFGSITPTTNPAATVINNSISLVAAGNVVVYNPHPSAKQVSIKTIQLLNEAIVAAGGPENTLTSVANPNIETSNEVMKHPGINALVVTGGGIVVKAAMAAGKKVIAAGPGNPPVVVDETAIISKAASDIVTGASFDNNVLCTAEKEVFVVEKVANALKSEMVKNGAFELKGFQLEKVLAKVLVNNNGKFYPNKDFVGKDASVILQAAGIQASPDVKLLITETKEDHPLVVTEMLMPILPIVRVPDVDKAIELAVIAEKGNRHTAIMHSQNVTNLTKMAKEIQATIFVKNGPSVSGLGFESEGFTTLTIAGPTGEGLTSAKTFTRQRRCVLVDSFRII; encoded by the coding sequence GTGCAAATAAACGAAACAGATATTAAAAAAATGGTAGAACAAGTGTTACAGCAACTAGGCGGTAATAGTGATAGTGCAACAGCTATAGCGCAGCCAACAACTAGCAACATCCGTTTAGAAAACGGTGTGTTTGCAACAGTTGACGAAGCGGTAGCAGCAGCAAAAGTTGCCTGGGAAAAGCTCCGCGTCCTACCTTTAGCGACTAGAACTGCAATGGTAGAAAAAATGCGTGAAGTTAGCCGTGCACATGCGGAAGAACTAGCAAACTTAGCTGTCCAAGAAACTGGTTTAGGTAGAGTGCAACATAAAGTTGCAAAAAACTTACTTGCCGCAAACAAAACACCAGGTGTGGAGGATATCGTTAGCACAACATACTCAGGCGATAACGGTTTAACGCTTGTAGAGTACGCACCAATCGGAGTATTCGGTTCTATTACTCCAACAACAAACCCAGCGGCAACGGTAATCAATAACTCTATTTCTCTAGTAGCAGCTGGAAATGTAGTTGTTTACAATCCACACCCAAGCGCGAAGCAAGTTTCGATTAAAACGATTCAACTTTTAAACGAAGCAATTGTTGCTGCGGGTGGTCCTGAAAACACATTAACGTCTGTAGCGAACCCTAACATTGAAACTTCTAATGAAGTAATGAAGCATCCCGGAATTAACGCATTAGTTGTTACAGGTGGAGGAATCGTTGTAAAAGCAGCGATGGCAGCAGGGAAAAAAGTGATTGCAGCAGGTCCTGGTAACCCACCAGTTGTTGTAGATGAAACAGCAATTATCTCAAAAGCGGCAAGCGACATCGTAACAGGTGCAAGCTTTGATAACAACGTGTTATGTACAGCGGAGAAAGAAGTATTTGTTGTAGAAAAAGTAGCAAATGCGCTTAAGAGTGAAATGGTGAAAAACGGTGCCTTCGAACTTAAAGGCTTCCAACTGGAGAAAGTGTTAGCGAAAGTACTAGTAAACAATAACGGCAAATTTTATCCAAACAAAGACTTTGTTGGAAAAGATGCGAGCGTTATTTTACAAGCGGCTGGCATTCAAGCTTCTCCTGATGTAAAGCTATTAATTACAGAAACAAAAGAAGATCATCCGTTAGTTGTAACAGAAATGTTAATGCCAATTTTACCAATCGTTAGAGTGCCAGATGTAGACAAAGCAATTGAACTAGCTGTTATTGCAGAAAAAGGAAATCGCCATACAGCCATTATGCACTCGCAAAATGTAACGAATTTAACGAAAATGGCGAAAGAAATTCAAGCAACTATTTTTGTGAAAAACGGTCCATCTGTATCAGGATTAGGATTTGAAAGTGAAGGATTCACAACACTTACAATTGCTGGCCCTACAGGTGAAGGATTAACAAGTGCAAAAACGTTCACACGTCAAAGACGCTGCGTTTTAGTAGATAGTTTTAGAATAATATAA
- a CDS encoding EutN/CcmL family microcompartment protein, which translates to MIIGKVVGSIVSTTKAEKLKGKKMLIVVPLDMETLEEDGKPVVTIDTVGSGVGEVVLVVGGSSARQTEITNGTPVDSAIVGIVDQIEIKGSTTFKKGGD; encoded by the coding sequence ATGATCATAGGAAAAGTAGTAGGATCCATTGTTTCCACAACAAAAGCAGAGAAGTTAAAAGGAAAGAAAATGCTTATCGTGGTTCCACTTGATATGGAAACGCTAGAAGAAGATGGCAAGCCAGTAGTAACGATCGACACGGTTGGCTCAGGTGTTGGAGAAGTAGTACTTGTTGTTGGCGGAAGTTCGGCAAGACAAACAGAAATTACAAACGGCACACCGGTTGATTCCGCTATCGTTGGGATCGTCGACCAAATAGAGATAAAAGGGTCAACAACCTTTAAAAAAGGAGGGGACTAA
- a CDS encoding RpiB/LacA/LacB family sugar-phosphate isomerase has translation MKKIAIGSDHGGYELKETLKKHLTELGYEYLDFGCKDKNAVDYPDIAFLVGECVATNPDYVGVMIDGVGVGSGMVLNKIPGVRAAVCWDLSSTINSREHNNANVLSIGGQFIGEGLAKQLVKTWLETDYAGGRHDRRVTKIMEIESRFIKR, from the coding sequence ATGAAAAAAATAGCGATTGGTAGCGACCATGGTGGATACGAATTAAAAGAAACGTTAAAGAAGCACTTAACGGAGCTAGGCTATGAATACCTTGATTTTGGCTGTAAAGATAAAAATGCAGTCGACTATCCAGACATTGCATTCCTAGTTGGGGAGTGTGTAGCAACGAACCCTGATTATGTTGGAGTTATGATTGATGGTGTTGGTGTTGGTAGTGGTATGGTTTTAAATAAAATTCCAGGCGTTCGCGCAGCAGTTTGTTGGGATTTATCTTCTACCATTAATAGCCGTGAACATAACAACGCTAACGTACTATCTATCGGTGGACAGTTTATCGGTGAAGGTTTAGCAAAACAACTCGTAAAAACATGGTTAGAAACAGATTACGCAGGTGGTCGTCACGATCGCCGTGTTACGAAAATTATGGAAATTGAAAGCCGTTTTATTAAGCGTTGA
- the pduL gene encoding phosphate propanoyltransferase: protein MDKEIIKQLVRQVVESSLKTTAKEVPIAASNRHIHLSPEHVERLFGRGYKLNKQKDLSQPNQFAAKETVTLIGPKGKIPNVRVLGPARGATQVEISLFDGFTLGVKPPIRNSGDIKGSAAITIQGPRGQVTIQEGLICAARHIHMHTSDAQRFQLKDGDLVQVKVKGERGVIFSNVLIRVSERYKLEMHIDLDEANAANMKNGQLGEIVAIEDGSEDSGCGCKGTS from the coding sequence ATAGATAAAGAGATTATTAAGCAGTTAGTGAGACAAGTTGTAGAAAGTTCGTTAAAAACAACAGCAAAAGAAGTACCGATTGCAGCATCTAATCGACATATCCACCTTTCACCTGAACATGTGGAACGACTTTTTGGTAGAGGCTATAAGCTAAACAAACAAAAAGACTTGTCCCAGCCAAACCAGTTTGCCGCAAAAGAAACCGTCACACTCATCGGGCCGAAAGGAAAAATTCCGAATGTCCGAGTGTTAGGTCCAGCGAGAGGTGCGACACAAGTAGAAATCTCTTTATTCGACGGGTTTACTCTTGGGGTAAAGCCGCCGATACGAAACTCTGGAGATATAAAAGGATCAGCCGCTATTACCATCCAAGGTCCTCGAGGGCAAGTAACAATCCAAGAAGGCTTGATCTGTGCAGCGAGACATATACATATGCACACATCAGATGCCCAAAGGTTTCAGTTAAAGGATGGCGACCTAGTTCAAGTAAAAGTAAAAGGAGAGCGTGGAGTCATTTTCTCCAATGTACTCATTCGCGTTTCCGAAAGGTATAAGTTAGAAATGCATATCGACTTAGATGAAGCGAACGCTGCCAACATGAAAAACGGGCAGCTCGGGGAAATCGTTGCGATAGAAGATGGGAGTGAAGATAGTGGATGCGGCTGTAAAGGAACGAGTTAA